One part of the Nostoc sp. PCC 7120 = FACHB-418 genome encodes these proteins:
- the petC gene encoding cytochrome b6-f complex iron-sulfur subunit: MDDTLNQANPSMSRRQLLNFFTGAIVATTASAAIYPATKFFMPPAESTDAEGGILAQDKIGHPIPASQILAQASGTRALIAGLAGEPTYLTVREDGTLDPMGIVNNCTHLGCTFPWNPVDQQFQCPCHGSRYDAQGSVERGPANRPLKLVQVQVKDDYIWISPWQETDPRTGEKPWWV; the protein is encoded by the coding sequence ATGGACGATACGTTGAATCAGGCCAATCCTTCCATGTCCAGGCGTCAACTCCTGAATTTCTTCACTGGAGCTATTGTGGCAACTACGGCTAGTGCGGCCATATATCCAGCGACTAAGTTTTTTATGCCTCCAGCCGAAAGTACGGACGCAGAAGGTGGTATCCTCGCTCAAGACAAAATCGGTCATCCCATCCCAGCCAGCCAAATTTTAGCCCAAGCATCAGGAACACGGGCTTTAATTGCTGGACTAGCTGGTGAGCCTACCTATTTAACTGTTAGGGAAGATGGCACTCTTGATCCGATGGGTATTGTTAATAACTGTACTCATTTGGGTTGTACCTTCCCTTGGAATCCTGTTGATCAACAGTTTCAATGTCCTTGTCACGGTTCACGCTATGACGCCCAAGGTTCTGTAGAACGTGGGCCTGCTAACCGTCCTCTGAAGTTAGTTCAAGTCCAGGTTAAAGATGATTACATTTGGATTTCGCCCTGG
- a CDS encoding NAD(P)/FAD-dependent oxidoreductase has product MAHIVIVGAGLGGLPTAYELRHILPKQHQVTVISETPYFTFIPSLPWVAMGLTSLESIQVSLQQRLKQKGINWILGRVDYLNPQNQKISLGEQSISYDYLIIATGAELALDAVAGLGPDGYTQSVCNPHHAIKAFQAWQNFLLAPGPLVVGALPKTSCLGPAYEFTLLADYVLRKQGLREQVSITFVTPEPYAGHLGIGGMANSAELVTKFMAERGVEVIENVAVTAIEANQIHLGNGRVLPFAYSMLLPPFRGPRFVRQVPGLSNQDGFIPVLPTYRHPEYASIYAVGVVVEIKPSEVTPLPLGVPKTGQMTEAMGMAVAHNIAIELGVFSAPPVTPTLDAICFADFGNSGILFLANPVLPDLATGKRRRAVALSGAWVTWAKAAFERYFLAKMRFGTAVPWFEKLALKLLGLSLVAPLAVKSSRNISQENY; this is encoded by the coding sequence ATGGCTCACATTGTTATCGTCGGTGCAGGGTTGGGTGGTTTACCCACCGCTTATGAATTACGGCATATCCTCCCCAAACAGCATCAAGTTACCGTCATTTCAGAAACCCCTTACTTTACATTTATTCCTTCATTGCCTTGGGTAGCAATGGGTTTAACTTCCCTAGAGTCAATTCAGGTTAGTCTGCAACAACGGCTAAAGCAAAAGGGCATTAATTGGATACTAGGGCGAGTAGATTACTTGAATCCTCAAAACCAAAAGATATCGCTTGGAGAGCAAAGTATTAGTTACGATTACTTAATTATTGCCACAGGTGCGGAACTGGCATTAGATGCAGTAGCTGGTTTAGGCCCCGATGGATATACTCAATCAGTATGCAATCCGCATCATGCAATCAAGGCGTTTCAGGCTTGGCAAAACTTTCTCTTAGCACCAGGGCCATTAGTAGTAGGGGCATTACCAAAAACGAGTTGTTTAGGCCCTGCCTACGAGTTTACGCTATTAGCTGACTACGTACTCAGGAAACAGGGATTAAGAGAGCAAGTATCAATTACTTTTGTGACTCCAGAACCTTACGCAGGACACTTGGGTATAGGTGGGATGGCTAATTCTGCCGAGTTAGTGACAAAATTCATGGCAGAACGAGGGGTAGAGGTTATTGAAAACGTAGCAGTTACAGCAATTGAGGCAAATCAGATTCATCTGGGAAATGGCAGAGTATTACCATTTGCTTACTCAATGCTACTCCCACCCTTCCGGGGGCCGCGCTTTGTCCGGCAAGTACCAGGATTAAGTAATCAGGATGGTTTTATTCCAGTATTGCCTACATACAGACATCCTGAATATGCCTCAATTTATGCGGTGGGAGTTGTAGTAGAAATTAAACCATCAGAGGTAACACCTCTCCCCTTGGGAGTACCCAAAACTGGACAAATGACAGAAGCAATGGGCATGGCAGTAGCCCATAATATTGCCATTGAATTGGGAGTATTTTCTGCTCCGCCTGTGACTCCAACACTTGATGCCATTTGCTTTGCTGACTTTGGTAATTCAGGAATTTTATTTCTCGCTAACCCCGTGTTACCAGATTTAGCCACAGGAAAACGTCGGCGAGCTGTAGCGTTGAGTGGTGCTTGGGTAACTTGGGCTAAAGCCGCATTTGAAAGGTATTTTCTAGCTAAAATGCGCTTCGGGACTGCTGTACCTTGGTTTGAAAAACTAGCTTTGAAATTATTGGGACTGTCTTTAGTTGCGCCTCTGGCAGTAAAGAGTAGTAGAAATATCAGCCAAGAGAATTATTAA
- a CDS encoding ferritin-like domain-containing protein, whose protein sequence is MNCQGNRRRHHQIFRLNHKGKSGMCGVAIANTTTRPTSAFNPHTELNAKTEQAMIDAINDEYYARAFYTAVINKFGEVRPFSNIVHAEDRHVSLWSHLFTRYGLPIPPDNFMGNVQAPDTLQAACQAGVESEIANVQMYDCFLEFVQEPDLRDAFTQLRYVSQNHHLPAFQRCVGCY, encoded by the coding sequence ATGAATTGTCAAGGAAACCGCCGCCGACATCATCAAATATTTAGATTAAATCATAAAGGTAAAAGTGGTATGTGTGGTGTAGCGATCGCCAATACTACCACTAGACCAACTTCTGCTTTTAATCCTCATACCGAGTTAAATGCCAAAACCGAACAGGCAATGATTGATGCCATCAACGATGAATATTATGCTCGTGCTTTTTACACAGCAGTAATCAACAAATTTGGCGAAGTGCGTCCTTTTAGTAATATTGTTCACGCCGAGGATAGACACGTTTCTTTGTGGAGTCATCTATTTACCAGATACGGATTGCCGATTCCTCCTGATAATTTTATGGGAAACGTCCAAGCCCCTGACACTCTCCAAGCTGCCTGTCAAGCAGGAGTGGAATCAGAAATAGCCAATGTCCAGATGTATGACTGCTTTTTAGAATTTGTGCAAGAACCTGATTTACGAGATGCTTTCACTCAACTTCGCTATGTTTCTCAAAATCACCATCTTCCTGCTTTCCAACGTTGTGTAGGTTGTTATTAG
- a CDS encoding DUF6825 family protein, protein MSNPLVQAFFVGRAVAEVINERLEVAFTDALSEIGKFDAEAREQLRQFTDEVIERANRASATAEAGQTTTGSGRQTGAADSVDLQATIDELRAEIALLRNELQRYRSSSV, encoded by the coding sequence ATGAGTAACCCCCTTGTACAGGCTTTTTTTGTCGGTAGAGCTGTAGCCGAAGTCATTAACGAACGTCTAGAAGTCGCTTTTACCGATGCTTTGAGCGAAATCGGTAAATTTGATGCGGAAGCTAGAGAACAGCTACGCCAATTCACCGACGAAGTGATAGAACGAGCAAACCGAGCCTCAGCGACGGCTGAAGCAGGTCAAACAACTACAGGTAGTGGACGACAAACTGGGGCTGCTGACTCAGTTGACTTACAAGCCACCATCGACGAGTTACGGGCAGAAATTGCCCTCTTGCGTAACGAATTACAACGTTATCGCAGTAGTTCTGTATAG
- a CDS encoding ABC1 kinase family protein: protein METNYSDKAYRWNRENYSSKRRFVDIWSFVLTLMFKLWRYNKSWSYPGGVTEAKQAARRKAQAVWIRNTLLDLGPTFIKVGQLFSTRADIFPGEYVEELAKLQDKVPAFGYEQVEKIVEQELGKKIPELFHSFEPIPLAAASLGQVHKAVLHSGESVVVKVQRPGLKKLFEIDLQILKGIARYFQSHPKWGRGRDWMGIYEECCRILWEEIDYLNEGRNADTFRRNFRGYDWVKVPKVYWRYASPRVLTLEYLPGIKISQYEAIEAAGLDRKVLARQGAQAYLLQLLNNGFFHADPHPGNIAVSADGALIFYDFGMMGQIKSNIREGLMQTLFGIAQKDGDRVVQSLIDLGAIAPVDDMGPVRRSVQYMLDNFMDKPFENQSVAAISDDLYEIAYNQPFRFPATFTFVMRAFSTLEGVGKGLDPEFNFMEVAQPYAMQLMTDMNGSDSNSFLNELSRQAVQVSTTAFGLPRRLEDTLEKLERGDMRLRVRSIESERLLRRQGNIQIGIGYALIISGFTLSATILLVNHYVWLALLAGLIAAAVSVILIRLLLRLDRYDRMY from the coding sequence ATGGAAACCAATTATTCGGATAAGGCTTACCGTTGGAATCGGGAAAACTACTCTAGCAAGCGGCGCTTTGTGGACATTTGGTCTTTTGTGTTGACCTTAATGTTTAAGCTTTGGCGATACAACAAATCTTGGAGTTATCCTGGTGGTGTCACGGAAGCAAAACAGGCTGCAAGACGTAAAGCTCAAGCAGTCTGGATTCGTAATACTCTGCTGGATTTGGGCCCAACCTTCATTAAAGTCGGGCAACTATTTTCTACTCGTGCAGATATATTCCCTGGCGAATACGTAGAAGAGTTAGCAAAGCTACAAGACAAAGTGCCAGCATTTGGCTATGAGCAAGTCGAAAAAATAGTTGAGCAAGAATTGGGTAAAAAAATTCCTGAACTCTTTCACAGTTTTGAGCCAATCCCTTTAGCAGCTGCTAGCTTGGGACAAGTACACAAGGCTGTCTTGCATAGCGGGGAATCTGTTGTTGTTAAGGTGCAGCGACCAGGATTAAAAAAGTTATTTGAGATAGATTTACAAATTCTTAAAGGCATTGCCCGTTACTTTCAAAGCCATCCCAAATGGGGACGAGGAAGGGATTGGATGGGGATTTACGAAGAATGTTGCCGCATTCTTTGGGAAGAAATTGACTATCTCAACGAAGGTCGCAACGCCGACACTTTTCGCCGAAACTTTCGCGGCTACGACTGGGTAAAAGTCCCCAAAGTTTATTGGCGTTATGCTTCGCCACGAGTCCTAACTTTGGAGTATCTACCAGGAATTAAAATTAGCCAATACGAAGCCATAGAAGCCGCAGGCTTAGACAGGAAGGTATTGGCACGTCAAGGCGCTCAAGCCTACCTATTGCAACTGCTCAATAACGGATTTTTCCATGCCGATCCCCATCCAGGTAATATTGCGGTTAGTGCCGATGGAGCCTTAATTTTCTACGACTTCGGCATGATGGGGCAGATTAAATCAAATATCCGCGAAGGGCTAATGCAAACGTTGTTTGGTATCGCTCAAAAAGATGGCGATCGCGTAGTCCAGTCTCTCATAGATTTGGGAGCGATCGCACCCGTAGATGATATGGGGCCAGTGCGACGTTCGGTGCAGTATATGCTCGACAATTTCATGGATAAACCCTTTGAAAATCAATCTGTTGCCGCGATTAGTGATGATTTATACGAAATAGCTTATAATCAACCATTTAGATTTCCTGCAACTTTCACTTTTGTGATGCGCGCTTTTTCTACCCTAGAAGGGGTAGGCAAAGGTTTAGATCCAGAGTTTAACTTTATGGAAGTTGCCCAACCATACGCAATGCAGCTTATGACCGATATGAATGGTTCAGATAGCAATAGCTTCCTCAACGAATTGAGCCGACAAGCAGTCCAAGTCAGTACCACTGCCTTTGGATTACCACGGAGATTGGAAGATACACTAGAAAAATTAGAGCGGGGAGATATGCGCTTGCGGGTACGTTCTATAGAATCAGAACGACTCCTACGGCGACAAGGTAATATTCAGATAGGCATAGGTTACGCACTGATAATCAGTGGATTTACCCTTTCAGCAACTATTTTGTTAGTTAATCATTATGTATGGTTAGCACTGCTGGCTGGTTTAATTGCCGCAGCAGTTTCAGTGATACTGATTCGACTGCTTCTCCGCCTAGATCGTTATGACCGTATGTATTAA
- a CDS encoding Stp1/IreP family PP2C-type Ser/Thr phosphatase, producing MKLNFTGHTDPGLIRSNNQDDYYIDPEGRFFIVADGMGGHAGGEEASRIATREIKAYLTANWDVSKPSSELLEQALWQANEAILQDQQNHPERADMGTTAVVVIFRNDEQWCAHVGDSRLYRLRETQLEQVTEDHTWVARAIKIGDITAEEARVHPFRHVLSRCLGREDLHQVDVQPLDTKIGDRLLLCSDGLTEELPDQKIAHNLQINSLLDQSALSLVEDAKEQGGHDNITVVIVALE from the coding sequence ATGAAACTCAACTTCACGGGTCATACTGATCCGGGGCTTATTCGTTCTAACAATCAGGATGATTACTATATCGACCCTGAGGGGCGATTTTTTATCGTCGCTGATGGTATGGGTGGTCATGCAGGAGGTGAAGAAGCAAGTCGCATCGCCACAAGGGAAATTAAGGCGTATTTGACCGCTAATTGGGATGTTTCTAAACCCTCGTCCGAATTATTAGAACAAGCTCTATGGCAGGCAAATGAAGCCATTCTACAAGACCAGCAGAATCACCCTGAACGGGCTGATATGGGTACAACAGCCGTAGTCGTTATTTTCCGTAATGACGAACAATGGTGCGCTCATGTTGGTGACTCCCGTCTGTACCGTTTGCGAGAAACACAACTAGAACAGGTTACGGAAGATCATACCTGGGTGGCCAGAGCAATTAAAATTGGCGACATTACCGCCGAAGAAGCGCGAGTTCATCCATTTCGCCACGTTTTATCCAGGTGTTTAGGTAGAGAAGACTTACATCAAGTAGATGTGCAACCACTGGATACGAAGATAGGCGATCGCCTATTGTTATGTAGTGATGGTCTAACAGAAGAACTTCCCGATCAAAAAATCGCTCATAACTTACAAATTAATTCCTTGTTGGATCAATCTGCTCTTTCCTTAGTGGAAGACGCTAAAGAGCAAGGCGGACACGATAACATCACCGTCGTTATCGTCGCTTTAGAATAA
- a CDS encoding NblA/ycf18 family protein produces the protein MNQPIELSLEQQFSIRSFATQVQNMSHDQAKDFLVKLYEQMVVREATYQELLKHQWGLDSGSTPA, from the coding sequence ATGAACCAACCAATCGAATTGTCATTAGAACAACAATTCAGCATTCGCTCATTTGCCACCCAAGTGCAGAATATGAGCCATGATCAAGCCAAAGATTTTTTGGTCAAACTTTACGAACAAATGGTTGTCCGTGAAGCCACATATCAAGAGCTACTCAAGCATCAGTGGGGCTTAGATTCTGGTTCCACTCCGGCATAG